One window from the genome of Mycolicibacterium gadium encodes:
- a CDS encoding SDR family NAD(P)-dependent oxidoreductase translates to MALEQFNLAGQVAIVTGAGKGVGQGIARVLAEAGATVVGTARTESDIVATIDGIEKEGGKGLALVADAMSRPDGERVVSTAMEQFGRIDILINNVGGSTFGSFLDITDEDFRRTFDWCVTSAFIMSQLAAPHMIEAGHGSIVNISSGSARFGIRALTAYCVAKGGLEALTRAMAQELAPKIRVNAIALGSFATEGLQSGLDMMPGALDTMLGLTPLHRLGDVEDLGRLCVYLSTRDCYATNAIFHVDGGIDSNNLPLPIPDY, encoded by the coding sequence ATGGCGCTGGAGCAGTTCAACCTCGCCGGGCAGGTGGCCATCGTCACCGGCGCCGGCAAGGGGGTCGGTCAGGGGATCGCGAGGGTGCTTGCCGAAGCCGGCGCGACCGTCGTCGGAACAGCACGTACGGAGTCGGACATCGTCGCGACGATCGACGGCATCGAGAAGGAGGGCGGCAAGGGGCTGGCGCTGGTCGCCGACGCCATGAGTCGACCCGACGGTGAACGCGTCGTGTCGACGGCCATGGAGCAGTTCGGCCGCATCGACATCCTGATCAACAATGTCGGCGGCTCAACATTCGGGTCGTTTCTCGACATCACCGACGAGGACTTCAGGCGCACCTTCGACTGGTGCGTGACTTCGGCGTTCATCATGAGCCAGCTCGCTGCTCCGCACATGATCGAGGCCGGACACGGGTCCATCGTCAACATCTCCTCGGGTTCAGCACGTTTCGGCATCCGTGCGCTCACTGCGTACTGTGTCGCCAAGGGTGGGCTCGAAGCGCTCACCCGGGCGATGGCCCAGGAGTTGGCGCCGAAGATCCGGGTCAACGCGATCGCACTGGGCTCTTTCGCTACGGAAGGCCTACAGAGCGGCTTGGACATGATGCCGGGGGCGCTGGACACGATGCTCGGGCTCACGCCGCTGCACCGCCTCGGCGACGTCGAGGACCTCGGGCGTCTCTGTGTGTATCTGTCGACCAGAGACTGTTACGCGACCAACGCTATCTTCCATGTGGACGGCGGCATCGACTCGAACAACCTACCGCTGCCTATTCCCGACTACTGA
- a CDS encoding TetR family transcriptional regulator, translated as MALVDRTSARETKRLQTRERLMGAAIAEFKRAGMAEADVGAIVAAAGVAHGTFFFHFPTKEHVLLELEQREEERIAKQLARATGSEHDLASMLSEAVRLVMGLERRLGAVLFKDFLALHFSQTRPTDESRQHPVIVEVAQAIEHARKRGEVAPDVNPMNSAVFFLLGLYALLTTTHAWPGQAAMIDDYVTRTLRSIEAE; from the coding sequence ATGGCACTGGTAGACAGGACCTCAGCGCGTGAGACGAAGCGTCTGCAGACCCGCGAGCGTCTGATGGGAGCGGCTATCGCCGAGTTCAAACGCGCGGGGATGGCCGAAGCGGATGTCGGCGCGATCGTCGCGGCAGCAGGCGTCGCTCACGGCACGTTCTTCTTTCATTTTCCGACGAAGGAACACGTACTGCTCGAACTCGAGCAGCGTGAAGAAGAACGCATCGCCAAACAACTCGCGCGGGCCACGGGTTCCGAGCATGACCTCGCATCGATGCTGAGCGAAGCGGTGCGGCTGGTGATGGGGCTCGAACGCCGTCTCGGCGCGGTGCTGTTCAAAGACTTTCTTGCGCTTCATTTTTCACAGACACGACCCACCGACGAGAGCCGTCAGCACCCCGTGATCGTTGAGGTCGCACAGGCGATCGAACACGCCCGGAAGCGGGGCGAAGTAGCACCCGATGTGAACCCGATGAACAGCGCGGTGTTCTTCCTGCTCGGGCTGTATGCGCTGTTGACGACGACCCACGCGTGGCCGGGTCAGGCCGCGATGATCGACGACTACGTGACCAGGACACTGCGCAGCATCGAAGCAGAGTAG
- a CDS encoding TetR/AcrR family transcriptional regulator: MTPQVKQSARETRRLQTRERILGAAIAEFKLAGMSGADVNAIATAAGVAHGTFFFHFPSKEHVLLELESREEARMAADFARFLGDPHDLVTVLDEAVQLVTGLEERLGPLLFKELLALHFSPTRPTKDEWTDHPMIVLLVDEIERARGDGAVHPAVDAFYSAAFFLLGVYGVLTTTGNSAIRNTMLAKLVDTAVRGLEIR; this comes from the coding sequence ATGACGCCTCAAGTCAAGCAGTCGGCGCGGGAAACGCGCCGGTTGCAGACGCGGGAACGCATCCTCGGCGCAGCGATCGCCGAGTTCAAGCTCGCGGGCATGTCCGGCGCCGACGTGAACGCGATTGCGACGGCCGCCGGCGTCGCCCACGGCACCTTCTTCTTTCACTTCCCGAGCAAGGAGCACGTCCTCCTCGAGTTGGAAAGCCGCGAAGAGGCACGGATGGCTGCCGATTTCGCCCGCTTCCTGGGCGACCCACATGATCTGGTGACGGTGCTCGATGAGGCGGTCCAGCTGGTGACCGGACTCGAAGAACGTCTTGGCCCGCTGCTGTTCAAAGAGCTACTCGCCTTGCACTTCTCGCCGACCCGGCCGACCAAGGACGAATGGACCGACCACCCGATGATCGTGTTGTTGGTCGATGAGATCGAACGGGCGCGCGGCGACGGTGCGGTGCATCCGGCCGTCGACGCGTTCTACAGCGCCGCGTTCTTCCTGCTCGGCGTGTACGGCGTACTCACGACGACGGGTAACTCCGCCATCCGGAACACCATGCTCGCCAAGCTGGTCGACACCGCCGTCCGAGGACTCGAGATCCGATGA
- a CDS encoding nitric oxide reductase activation protein NorD: protein MSELSDTHALAVERSCAVTAVALSGQRREGVRLVSGQRRGFGLSSTLDFVHVPYPPPVRDWTRRSLTCGVALQCSPSKDRVVDYRLNELSARELSALTLVEAGVAVGWIVDNWPGLLAEVHRLLPDLAIAPSDMDGKEMLDRALALARTSQQLAVDPLLGTLPRAYTDPQGITDKLRRTFGRMPWTTTQKRLPRPYSVPVGGDGGVRNPNLPPPSRPQDNDLDITPEHRPGIPYPEWNAWTESFLADHVAVLERTHTSRQRHQVMASADLRKWFSEHTHRAMKNRLEDGSDLDVEQYVSHYIDLTTGEAVEPRIFRDLLPSSRDVTTALLLDGSSSLGVHGGKIFKLELACADALSQAMTLARERHGIFVFTGNTRHRVEVTCLKDFEDRRFVPPGGLGLATGGYTRLGAPLRHLTSRLLAQPSERRLLIVIGDGLISDEGYEGRYAWADAAHAVEEASEAGVSIYYVGVGPTRVDPLPEVFGPRRSQRIRRIEELPRVLAHVHRELVAA from the coding sequence ATGTCTGAGCTCTCCGACACGCACGCGCTCGCCGTGGAACGCAGCTGCGCCGTCACGGCCGTCGCCCTCAGTGGGCAGCGGCGGGAAGGCGTCCGTCTGGTGAGCGGACAGCGGCGCGGCTTCGGTCTGAGCTCCACTCTCGATTTCGTGCATGTCCCGTATCCCCCGCCCGTTCGGGACTGGACCAGACGCAGCCTGACATGCGGTGTCGCGCTTCAATGTTCACCGTCGAAGGACCGCGTGGTCGACTACCGATTGAACGAGCTCTCGGCGCGGGAGCTGAGCGCGCTGACCCTCGTCGAGGCGGGCGTCGCCGTGGGCTGGATCGTCGACAACTGGCCTGGGCTGCTGGCGGAAGTGCACCGCCTGCTACCTGATCTCGCGATCGCGCCCAGCGACATGGATGGCAAGGAGATGCTCGACCGGGCGCTCGCGCTCGCGCGCACATCGCAACAGCTGGCTGTCGACCCACTGCTGGGCACGCTGCCCCGGGCGTACACAGACCCGCAGGGCATAACCGACAAACTGCGTCGCACCTTCGGTCGGATGCCCTGGACCACAACGCAAAAGCGGCTTCCGCGGCCGTACTCCGTTCCCGTCGGCGGCGACGGCGGAGTGCGCAATCCGAATCTCCCGCCGCCGAGCCGTCCGCAGGACAACGATCTGGACATCACACCCGAACACCGTCCCGGCATCCCGTATCCGGAGTGGAACGCATGGACCGAGAGCTTCCTGGCCGACCATGTCGCGGTGCTCGAACGCACGCATACGAGCCGGCAACGCCATCAGGTCATGGCGTCGGCCGATCTGCGGAAGTGGTTCTCCGAGCACACACATCGCGCCATGAAGAACAGGCTGGAGGACGGCTCCGATCTCGACGTCGAGCAGTACGTCAGCCACTACATCGATCTGACCACGGGCGAGGCCGTCGAGCCGCGCATCTTCCGGGACCTGCTACCCAGCAGCCGTGACGTCACCACCGCGCTGCTGCTCGACGGCAGCTCGTCGCTGGGTGTGCACGGCGGCAAGATCTTCAAGCTCGAATTGGCCTGCGCCGACGCACTTTCACAGGCGATGACGCTGGCCCGTGAGCGCCACGGGATCTTTGTGTTCACCGGCAACACCCGCCACCGGGTCGAGGTCACCTGTCTCAAGGACTTCGAGGACCGCAGGTTCGTGCCGCCGGGCGGTCTCGGACTGGCCACCGGCGGATATACCCGGCTCGGTGCGCCACTGCGCCACCTCACCAGCCGGCTCCTGGCTCAGCCATCGGAACGCCGGCTGCTCATCGTCATCGGCGACGGGCTGATCTCCGATGAGGGCTACGAGGGCCGTTACGCGTGGGCGGATGCCGCGCATGCCGTGGAAGAAGCCAGCGAGGCGGGCGTGAGCATCTATTACGTCGGTGTCGGCCCGACCCGCGTCGACCCGCTCCCCGAAGTCTTCGGACCTCGGCGCTCCCAACGCATCCGGCGAATCGAAGAGCTCCCCCGCGTACTTGCCCATGTACATCGAGAGTTGGTGGCCGCGTGA